TCGAATCTAATCATCTACAGTTAATTTTTAAAAGAGAGTTCCTCTTTTTTAATTAGCCTGCAAAAATAGCAAATACTCCGATAATTAGGCAATAAATTGCAAAATAGATTAGTTTACCTTTTTTTACCAATTTTATCATCCAGCTGCAAGCTAGTAATCCCGACAGAAAAGCAGCAAGGAAACCAACAATTAAAGGGGTTGCTTCCAAAGATCCAGTTGATGTAAATTCACCACTTAAAAGGCTTAAAATATTTTCGCCAATAATGGGTACCAAAACCATAAGGAAGGAGAATTTAGCGATATCGGCTTTTTTATTGCCCAACAATAAGCCTGTTGCAATTGTTGCTCCCGAACGAGAAATACCTGGAAGAATAGCACAGGTTTGAGCCAAACCTATTATAAAAGCATCCTTAAAAGAGATTTCTTTGTCTTTCTGTTTTGCGTAATAGGTAAAGCCTAATAATGTAGCTGTTATTAACAACATACAACCTACCAGCAAAAGAATTTTACTGTTATCGAATAGGGCCGATACTTCATCTTTAAAAAATACACCTACAATTCCGATTGGAATCATCGAAACAGCAATTTTAGCGATATATTGTGTCGATTCGTTCCATTCAAAACTTAGAACATCGGTAAACAAAGCCATTATATCTTTTCGAAATACAATTATTGTACTAAGCACAGTTGCGCCATGAACAATTACTGTAAATGCAAGATTATTTTCGGCATTTACGCCTAAAAGGGCTTTTCCCAATTCAAGATGACCACTGCTGCTAACAGGCAAAAATTCGGTAAGTCCCTGGAGTATTCCAAGAATTAGGGCTTCTATCCAAGTCATATTAAGTAAATGAGTGAAATTGTGATTTTGTGGATTTGTAAGTCAGAAAATTAGTGAATTCGTAATTTAAAAATAACATGAGTATACTTCTTAAATCCACGAAATCATAGATTTACTAATTCGAATTTTTTGGCTTTTTCATAATGGCATAAATTTCGAATGCAAAGCCGAAAAGTACAACCAAAGGAGCGAGAGTAATTCGTCTAAAACTAAATATACTTTCGTCAAATACGTTTGGATCGTCGGAACCGCCACCCATCATTAATAAGAATCCGATAATGATGATTGCAAATCCTATTATAATTAGTTTGTAGTTCTCTTTTCCAAGAGCAAAACCAGGTTTATTATCTCGTTTATTCATGTTTCCAAAATTTTTCAAAAGCAAGCTCAAAAGTACAATAAAGTATTTGTAATGCCTAGTTTATTTAATAGTACTTGTAGCTTATAAAAATGAGTTATGTTGTTATTATCTTACAGATTTTAATTTAATAAAGCGATCGGGATTCGAGACTTAAATATTTATTAACTGCAAAAAGTGTAGAAATCCATGTAATTAGTATTCCTAACAGAATGATTAACAAAAACAGTATGCCTACCATTTCAACATTGCTAAAGCTTATAACCTGACTTAATTCTTTTTGCGATAAGTAAATAACACCAGAAAGCATTGAGTTTGCTATTAAAGCTCCTAGAATTCCATGTAAGAGACTTTTTCCCATAAATGGTTTTCTAATAAATCCGCGTGTAGCGCCTACCAATTGCATGGTGTTAATAATAAGTCGCTGAGAATAAATAGATAAGCGAATGGTGTTGTTAATTAGAGTAAATGAGATGACGAATAATAATCCGCTAAAAGCGAGAATAATTAAACTAATGCGTTTTACATTTTCATTTACTAAATGAACCAGCGATTTTTGGTAGTAAACTTCCTGAACCTGATTGTATCTTGTAAAATCTTTTTCGATAAATGCAATGCTATCCGGATTGGCATATTCTGCATATAATTTTACATCTATGGTTGCTTTTAGAGGATTGTAACCAAGAAATGAAATAAAATCTTCGCCCAATTCTTTTTGTAGTTCTTTGGCAGCAGTTTCCTTAGCTACAAATTCGGTTGCTTTAACATATTCGGTTGCATCCAGAGTTTTTTGAAGTTTTCTTATTTCAACTTCTTTAACATTATCTTTTAAAATAATTGAGACTCCGATATTTTCCTTTACGTAATTAGATAACTGATTAGCATTTAATATCAGTAAACCCATTAGGCCTAACATAAATAGTACCAGCGATATACTGATAACTGAAGTGATGTATGAGGAGCGGAGTCGGCGTTTTGTGCCTTTTTCTTTGTATGCCATTTATAAGCGTGTTTAAACTTTACAAAATATGCAAGTTGATTGGTCACTTGCGAAAATACAATTTTTCTACAAAAGAAGGAAGTTTAAACCTTCAAGTTTCAATCTTGAGATTTTAAAAATAAAATAATGCTTATAAATACTTGTGCTAAGTTAACATTCAGTTTTACTGATTCATAAAATTTCTTATTCAATTATTTGCTCAATCCTTTTTTGTTAGATTTGTATGAAAATTCACCGCTAAATACAAAAAGTTAAATTGGGAATTATACGTCAACAAACCATTAAAGGATCGTTTATATCTTATTTAGGAGCTATTTTAGGTTTTATAAATACTGGTATTTTGCTGCCAAGGTTTTTCGAAGCCGATCAAATTGGTTTACTCAACTGGATTGGACCAATGGCGACTATTGTGGCTCAGTTTTCTTCTTTAGGATTTAACAATGTTACAGCACGCTTGTTTCCGTATTTTAGAAACGAGAACCGAAATCATAACGGATATCTTTTTATTCTATTTTGGGTAGGAATGGCAGGTTTTGCACTAGCTTTAGTTAGCTATTTTATTTTGCAACCTGTTGCTGTTAATGCATATCAGGATGCTTCGCCATTGTATCTCGATTATTTAGTTTACCTTATTCCATTGGTGTTTTTTACATTATTTTACAATTTATTCGACAGCTATAATCGTGTAATGTACGATGCTGTTTCGGGTACTTTTTTCAGGGATATTGTATTTAAAATATTAAACCTTACAATTATATTGCTGTTTTGGCAGAATGTTATTGACTTTTCGCAATTTGTTCTTTTTTATGTAATTGCTTATTGTTCGCCTACTGTATTTTTATTTTTGCTTTTATGGTTTAGGGGGCAAATATCTTTTGCATCTAATTTAAAATTCATTCGCCCGAATTTAAAAAAGTCCATGATTAGTGTTGCTTTGTATGGAATTGTAAATGGCTTAAGCGATAAGCTTGCCAATCATATCGATAAAATTATGATTGTAAGTGCTGTCGGACTTGGTGCAAATGGTATTTATGCAACTATGGCTAATTTTGGGGTTTTGGTATCGATGCCAGCACGAACTTTACGAAAAATTGCCAGTACGGTAATTGCCGAAGCATGGAAAAAGAAAGATTTAAAAACTATTGCTCAGATTTATTCACAAAGTGGATTGCATCAATTTATGGTAGGATGCCTTTTATTTATTGGTATTTGGGTAAATATTGATAATATACTTGAGATTGTAAGCTATAAATTTATTGATGGTAAATATGTTATTCTGTTTATAGGAATTGGCCATGTAATTCAAATGCTTTCGGGCGTAAGTGGAGTAATACTTCAATCTTCGCCATACTATAAAATGCAGACAGTATTTATTAGTATTTATGGTGTTTTAGTAATAATCACCAATATTATTATGATTCCTATATGGGGAATTAACGGAGCGGCTATTGCTTCTGTTTCAGCAACTTTTATTTTTAATTTACTAAAATATTTGTTCTTGCTTAAAAAATATAAACTACAACCTTTTAATTATAAGTATCTATTGGTCATATTAATTTCTTTAATAGCCTATTATTCAGGCTATATATTGCCAAAACAAGATTGGTTTGCTGTTGATATTGTATTGCGTTCAGTTATAGTTGCTGCTTTGTATTTACTGTTATCTTTTGTTTTTAAGATATCAGTAGATTTTAATTATTTTGTGAAAAAAATAGTTGGAATAAAATAAGTTATTGAATTAGTGGCATATTTCATGTTCCTGTTTTTTCAATTTCCATCTTTTATGGCTCCACAACCAGTCTTCAGGTTTGTTACGAATTTGCTCTTCAAGCAATTTTGTATGTTTTTTGGTAATACTACCATATTTAGCATTGCGGGGATTTTCTTCAATAATTTTTAATTCAACATCGTAATATCCTCTTTTAACTCTTGTGATATAAAGAAATACAACGGCATAATCGTAATCGACAGCATATTTTTCTGTTCCAAACATTACAGCAGTGTCCTGATTTAAAAACTTTGTCCAAAACAGGTTTTTCTTTTTTCTATTGGGAGATTGATCACAGCCAAAACCAACCAGATAGCCTTTGTCTTTTTTCTGTTCTAAAAAATCTTTTGTAGCAAGTTTAGGAACCAATTGTAATCCAGATTTCGATCGGGTTTCTCTAAATTTTCTATCGAAAAATTTGTTCGTAAGAGGTTTGTATATCGCACTTGTTTTGTGTTTTAATGATCCGGCAAGTCCGGTAGCTACCATTTCCCAATTGCTATAATGTCCAAAAGCCAGAACTATACTTTTCTTTTTTGCAAATAGATGATCAAGAGCATTAGGATTAATTATTCTACATCTTTTTTCAGCCTCTTTTGCGCTCATGCTAAAACACTTAATGCTTTCAACTATAAGGTCGCAGAAAAATCGATTAAATGCTTTGGTAATTGCTTTATGTTCTTTACTGTCTTTTTCGGGAAATGAGTTTTGTATGTTTTTAAGAATTAGTTTTTTCCGATATCTAATTACATAATTATTTAATACAAATAAAATATCTGAAATTAGATATAACACTCCCATAGGAAGTAAAGAAAGAGGTTTTAAAAACAGGTAATATAGTATTCTGGTCATGCAAAGTTATTAGTAGTTTTGCACAAATATACAAGCATACATATAAAAACAAAGCTCTTACTAATTCTCTTTGACAAAAGGAAAATATTGACAAAACCAAGCTTAACTTTTTTTAAAAAATAGTAGTAGTTGTTTTTTGGTAATTAGTTAGTTAATGATTTTAATGTAAATAGGAGATATTAATTTCTTATTTTTTAATAAATTCTCTAACATGTTTTTTTAAACTATTTTTGTATTCTAAATAAGTATCCGGATTTTTCTGTGAATATTTATAAACCAGTTGGTGAAGTTCTTCAGCCGATTTTTGCTGAATTTCCTGCATATTAATTGTATTAAGCATAGTATCGGTATAACTACTTAATCTGCTGGAATCGAATTTGCGGCTTAGTTTTCCGTCGATAAAAATTACCGGAGTGCCAAAAGCCAAACAGGGAAGAGCTGTGTGTAAACGCGAAGTAACAACCAATTTAGCGTTGGCCAATTGCTTTAAAAAATCTGTGGCAACATCGAACCTTTCTTCGTGAGTATATTTTTTTAAGCTGCGTTCCTGAATAATGTACTTTGCTTTTTGTAGAATATCTTCGGGGAATAATTTTTTAATTAACTGTCTTTTTTTAATTGCCTGATAAAATACTTTAGGTGTTCTTAGAATACTTCTTATCACGGTTTTTACCGTAATATTCGGATTATATCTTGCCATATTGTACAAAACATCGCTAAATATAATTTCATTGCGGTAAGTCTCATCTATATACAGATTCTTATTTAGAGTAAGTGTTAAACAACCCGAAAAATAAGCGTCTACGCCTTTGGCTTTTAATAATTCAAGAGTATCATGATCTCTACAGCCAATAGGTTCGTGTAATTTATAAAACTCAATTGCCTTATCGCTTAACAGCAAATTTTTGGTTTTAGGCGAAATATGAAATGATACAAAAAGAGGATTAATACTTTTACTTGGTGGCCAGTTTTCAGGATAATGCATAAACCACCCATTTAAAATAAGTTTATGTTCTTCTCCATGAAACTCAGAAAGAGTTTCTTTATTGAGGAACTTATCTACTTTAGGTAAAAAAGGAACTTGTGCCAGACTTTGAATATATTCTCCAATATTTCTTACATTATCCCAATAAACTAATAATCCGAATTTCATTTTTA
This genomic interval from uncultured Marinifilum sp. contains the following:
- a CDS encoding polysaccharide pyruvyl transferase family protein; translation: MKFGLLVYWDNVRNIGEYIQSLAQVPFLPKVDKFLNKETLSEFHGEEHKLILNGWFMHYPENWPPSKSINPLFVSFHISPKTKNLLLSDKAIEFYKLHEPIGCRDHDTLELLKAKGVDAYFSGCLTLTLNKNLYIDETYRNEIIFSDVLYNMARYNPNITVKTVIRSILRTPKVFYQAIKKRQLIKKLFPEDILQKAKYIIQERSLKKYTHEERFDVATDFLKQLANAKLVVTSRLHTALPCLAFGTPVIFIDGKLSRKFDSSRLSSYTDTMLNTINMQEIQQKSAEELHQLVYKYSQKNPDTYLEYKNSLKKHVREFIKK
- a CDS encoding DUF3098 domain-containing protein: MNKRDNKPGFALGKENYKLIIIGFAIIIIGFLLMMGGGSDDPNVFDESIFSFRRITLAPLVVLFGFAFEIYAIMKKPKNSN
- a CDS encoding polysaccharide biosynthesis C-terminal domain-containing protein; protein product: MGIIRQQTIKGSFISYLGAILGFINTGILLPRFFEADQIGLLNWIGPMATIVAQFSSLGFNNVTARLFPYFRNENRNHNGYLFILFWVGMAGFALALVSYFILQPVAVNAYQDASPLYLDYLVYLIPLVFFTLFYNLFDSYNRVMYDAVSGTFFRDIVFKILNLTIILLFWQNVIDFSQFVLFYVIAYCSPTVFLFLLLWFRGQISFASNLKFIRPNLKKSMISVALYGIVNGLSDKLANHIDKIMIVSAVGLGANGIYATMANFGVLVSMPARTLRKIASTVIAEAWKKKDLKTIAQIYSQSGLHQFMVGCLLFIGIWVNIDNILEIVSYKFIDGKYVILFIGIGHVIQMLSGVSGVILQSSPYYKMQTVFISIYGVLVIITNIIMIPIWGINGAAIASVSATFIFNLLKYLFLLKKYKLQPFNYKYLLVILISLIAYYSGYILPKQDWFAVDIVLRSVIVAALYLLLSFVFKISVDFNYFVKKIVGIK
- a CDS encoding undecaprenyl-diphosphate phosphatase; its protein translation is MTWIEALILGILQGLTEFLPVSSSGHLELGKALLGVNAENNLAFTVIVHGATVLSTIIVFRKDIMALFTDVLSFEWNESTQYIAKIAVSMIPIGIVGVFFKDEVSALFDNSKILLLVGCMLLITATLLGFTYYAKQKDKEISFKDAFIIGLAQTCAILPGISRSGATIATGLLLGNKKADIAKFSFLMVLVPIIGENILSLLSGEFTSTGSLEATPLIVGFLAAFLSGLLACSWMIKLVKKGKLIYFAIYCLIIGVFAIFAG
- a CDS encoding permease-like cell division protein FtsX; the encoded protein is MAYKEKGTKRRLRSSYITSVISISLVLFMLGLMGLLILNANQLSNYVKENIGVSIILKDNVKEVEIRKLQKTLDATEYVKATEFVAKETAAKELQKELGEDFISFLGYNPLKATIDVKLYAEYANPDSIAFIEKDFTRYNQVQEVYYQKSLVHLVNENVKRISLIILAFSGLLFVISFTLINNTIRLSIYSQRLIINTMQLVGATRGFIRKPFMGKSLLHGILGALIANSMLSGVIYLSQKELSQVISFSNVEMVGILFLLIILLGILITWISTLFAVNKYLSLESRSLY
- a CDS encoding lysophospholipid acyltransferase family protein; its protein translation is MTRILYYLFLKPLSLLPMGVLYLISDILFVLNNYVIRYRKKLILKNIQNSFPEKDSKEHKAITKAFNRFFCDLIVESIKCFSMSAKEAEKRCRIINPNALDHLFAKKKSIVLAFGHYSNWEMVATGLAGSLKHKTSAIYKPLTNKFFDRKFRETRSKSGLQLVPKLATKDFLEQKKDKGYLVGFGCDQSPNRKKKNLFWTKFLNQDTAVMFGTEKYAVDYDYAVVFLYITRVKRGYYDVELKIIEENPRNAKYGSITKKHTKLLEEQIRNKPEDWLWSHKRWKLKKQEHEICH